A region of uncultured Desulfobacter sp. DNA encodes the following proteins:
- a CDS encoding tyrosine recombinase XerC produces MILDDYLATLEAEKGFSAHTLRAYFTDLKSFILFYLDTCNCRDEDWQQAFEERARQVDKMIVRRYLAAQAALKKSKKTLSRRLSAIKSFFNYLSRSGLVGLNPADTIPFPKLEKTLPKAMGIDDIFRLLDTMKSDTWMDKRNLAMFETFYSTGMRIGELHMLNLQDIDFHAGLIRVLGKGNKTRIMPVGKRALGAIQIYRESLKENFSAVFLNKDFQRLGRRSIRRILDKVVMECGLGLKISPHTLRHTFATHMLDSGADLRGIQEILGHASLSTTQVYTHVSMDRLMAVYDKAHPRR; encoded by the coding sequence ATGATTCTTGATGACTATCTGGCCACCCTGGAAGCTGAAAAAGGGTTTTCCGCACATACGCTGCGGGCCTATTTTACGGATTTAAAAAGTTTTATCCTTTTTTATCTGGATACCTGCAACTGCCGGGATGAAGACTGGCAGCAGGCCTTTGAAGAAAGGGCCCGGCAGGTGGACAAGATGATTGTCCGCAGATATCTTGCTGCCCAGGCCGCTTTGAAAAAAAGTAAAAAAACCCTGTCACGGCGCCTGTCCGCCATAAAATCTTTTTTTAACTACCTGTCCAGGTCCGGCCTGGTCGGATTGAATCCTGCTGATACCATTCCTTTTCCAAAACTTGAAAAAACCCTTCCCAAGGCCATGGGCATTGACGATATTTTCAGGCTTCTGGACACCATGAAAAGTGACACCTGGATGGACAAGCGCAATCTTGCCATGTTTGAAACCTTTTATTCCACGGGCATGCGAATCGGCGAGCTTCACATGCTCAATTTGCAGGATATTGATTTCCATGCAGGGTTAATCCGGGTTTTAGGCAAGGGAAACAAAACGCGCATCATGCCCGTGGGCAAACGCGCCCTTGGGGCCATTCAAATCTACCGGGAGTCTCTTAAAGAAAATTTTTCAGCTGTATTCTTAAACAAAGATTTTCAAAGGCTTGGCAGACGCTCCATTCGCCGCATTCTTGATAAAGTGGTCATGGAGTGCGGCCTGGGCCTGAAAATATCCCCCCACACCCTGCGGCACACCTTTGCCACCCATATGCTTGATTCCGGGGCAGACCTGCGGGGTATCCAGGAAATTCTCGGCCATGCCAGCCTGTCCACCACCCAGGTTTATACCCATGTGAGCATGGACCGCCTGATGGCCGTGTACGACAAAGCCCATCCCCGAAGGTAA
- a CDS encoding pilus assembly PilX N-terminal domain-containing protein: MKYLLIHGCLNDEHGFALLIVQLALAVLTVMGVAAVNTSNFEFKISGNERMARQRFIISDSGWKQAGPFLNALNSPPDVVNKTLKSGDTSYDWDDAYYNTVRNFGSGTDGNTNDTFTGNPDGTINTMLYWYQVVYDSDVPAQGFSEGYRSFQYTVTCNANGQAQVTTGVRKVFKVGY, encoded by the coding sequence ATGAAATATTTGTTAATTCATGGCTGTTTAAATGATGAGCATGGATTTGCCCTGCTCATTGTCCAGCTTGCCCTTGCCGTTTTAACTGTGATGGGCGTGGCCGCCGTCAACACCTCCAATTTTGAATTTAAAATTTCGGGAAACGAACGTATGGCAAGACAGCGGTTTATTATTTCCGACTCCGGGTGGAAACAGGCCGGGCCCTTTTTAAATGCGCTGAACTCCCCCCCGGATGTGGTTAATAAAACGCTAAAAAGCGGGGATACCAGCTATGACTGGGACGATGCGTACTATAATACAGTCAGAAATTTTGGCAGCGGCACAGATGGCAATACCAATGATACTTTTACAGGCAATCCGGACGGAACGATAAATACCATGCTCTACTGGTATCAGGTTGTCTATGATTCCGATGTGCCGGCCCAGGGTTTTTCAGAAGGCTACAGAAGCTTTCAATACACGGTAACATGCAATGCAAACGGGCAGGCCCAGGTGACCACAGGGGTCAGAAAAGTATTCAAGGTCGGATACTAA
- a CDS encoding aspartate aminotransferase family protein, translated as MSIELTQDHVFKTYARQGRPFVKGRGTKLYDDQGNVYTDFLAGIAVCNLGHCHQDLTAAISAQAGTLVHVSNLFYTRPQAELAKVLTEKSFADRVFFANSGAEANEAAIKLARRFFQAKSETNRFKIVTMQQSFHGRTMATLSATGQDKIKKGFYPLLDGFIHVPFNDIEALKAVMDDTVCAVMMEPVQGEGGVIPADSEYIKAVRQLCTDTGTLLIFDEIQTGMGRCGTLFAHESFGVTPDIMTLAKALANGVPIGAMLASETAASGFEVGSHGSTFGGTPLATAAALEVVRLISEQGFLESVREKSAYFFEKLNGLKEKHKKVVGVRGKGLLIGMELDISKGKTAGDYVSECFKKGFIINAIQDKVLRFAPPLIIGTLEINQLVAVLDSLLAGEDQ; from the coding sequence ATGAGCATTGAACTAACCCAGGATCATGTGTTTAAGACCTATGCACGTCAGGGTCGGCCCTTTGTCAAAGGACGGGGCACAAAACTTTATGACGATCAGGGAAATGTATATACCGATTTTCTGGCCGGCATTGCCGTATGCAACCTGGGCCATTGCCACCAGGACCTCACGGCAGCCATTTCCGCCCAGGCCGGCACTCTGGTTCATGTGTCCAACCTGTTTTACACAAGGCCCCAGGCAGAGCTTGCAAAAGTTCTGACTGAAAAATCCTTTGCCGACCGCGTATTTTTCGCCAACTCAGGGGCTGAAGCCAACGAGGCGGCCATCAAACTTGCCCGGCGTTTTTTCCAGGCAAAGTCAGAGACCAACAGATTCAAAATCGTCACCATGCAGCAAAGCTTTCACGGACGGACCATGGCGACACTCTCCGCCACGGGCCAGGATAAAATCAAAAAGGGATTCTATCCTCTTTTGGACGGTTTTATCCATGTCCCTTTCAATGACATTGAGGCCCTGAAAGCTGTTATGGATGATACAGTGTGTGCAGTGATGATGGAACCTGTCCAGGGAGAGGGTGGTGTCATTCCTGCTGATTCCGAATATATCAAGGCGGTCAGACAGCTTTGCACAGACACCGGCACCCTTCTGATCTTTGATGAAATCCAGACCGGCATGGGCCGTTGCGGTACATTATTCGCCCATGAATCCTTTGGCGTGACGCCGGACATCATGACCCTGGCCAAGGCCCTGGCCAACGGGGTTCCCATCGGTGCCATGCTGGCAAGCGAAACGGCTGCGTCCGGATTCGAGGTCGGCAGCCACGGATCCACCTTTGGCGGTACCCCCCTTGCTACGGCGGCCGCCCTTGAAGTGGTACGCCTAATTTCTGAACAAGGCTTTCTGGAATCTGTCCGTGAAAAAAGCGCCTATTTTTTTGAAAAGCTCAATGGGTTAAAAGAAAAGCACAAAAAAGTGGTGGGTGTCAGGGGAAAAGGTCTGCTCATAGGCATGGAGCTTGATATTTCCAAGGGGAAAACAGCCGGTGATTACGTGTCTGAATGTTTCAAAAAAGGCTTTATTATTAATGCAATTCAAGATAAGGTTCTAAGATTTGCACCACCCCTGATTATAGGAACTCTGGAAATTAATCAACTGGTTGCCGTACTGGACAGCCTGCTTGCAGGAGAAGATCAGTGA
- the hslV gene encoding ATP-dependent protease subunit HslV codes for MDNQQFHGTTILAIRTGSGVVVAGDGQVTLGNVVTKHKARKVRRIYNNRIITGFAGATADALTLCEKLEEKLDQYSGSLTRACVELAREWRTDKYLRRLEAMMIAADKENLYLLSGNGDVIEPDEGVISIGSGSTAAQAAAVAMIENTDLSPVKIVEKAMKIAADICIYTNHHVTIETIGND; via the coding sequence ATGGACAATCAGCAATTTCACGGCACCACAATTCTTGCCATTAGAACCGGAAGCGGAGTTGTGGTTGCCGGTGACGGACAGGTCACATTGGGCAACGTGGTCACCAAACACAAAGCCCGCAAAGTCAGACGGATTTACAACAACAGAATCATCACGGGTTTTGCAGGAGCCACGGCCGATGCCCTGACCCTTTGTGAAAAACTGGAAGAAAAACTGGACCAGTACAGCGGCAGCCTGACCCGGGCCTGTGTGGAACTTGCCCGGGAATGGCGCACGGACAAATATCTTCGCCGCCTTGAGGCCATGATGATTGCAGCGGATAAAGAAAACCTGTATCTTTTGTCAGGCAACGGCGATGTGATTGAACCCGATGAGGGCGTCATCAGCATCGGGTCCGGCAGCACTGCTGCCCAGGCTGCTGCCGTGGCTATGATTGAGAATACGGATCTTTCACCGGTAAAAATCGTGGAAAAAGCCATGAAAATTGCCGCAGATATCTGTATATATACCAATCACCATGTAACAATAGAAACCATTGGAAATGATTGA
- a CDS encoding prepilin-type N-terminal cleavage/methylation domain-containing protein, whose product MKEIIKNQNGVTLIEAMIAMMILAVGFLGVNMMQVSATQVNTSANKVSIAGATGESIYETLTNRGYSDPVFTVGTHNVSELTGFALPGSISTATWNVTQWSNSDTLDNDGDGSTDEDDENDIKFVALTVTYNDNNMKNMVINFLKSEIY is encoded by the coding sequence ATGAAAGAGATTATAAAAAACCAGAACGGAGTCACCCTGATTGAGGCCATGATTGCCATGATGATCCTGGCTGTGGGCTTTCTTGGCGTTAATATGATGCAGGTCAGTGCCACACAGGTCAATACCTCGGCCAATAAGGTGAGCATTGCAGGGGCTACCGGAGAAAGCATCTATGAGACCCTGACCAACCGGGGCTATTCTGATCCGGTGTTTACCGTTGGCACCCATAACGTCAGTGAACTTACCGGATTTGCCCTTCCTGGGTCTATTAGTACGGCTACCTGGAACGTCACCCAGTGGTCCAATTCAGACACTTTGGACAATGACGGGGACGGCTCCACAGATGAGGATGATGAAAACGATATTAAATTTGTAGCCCTGACAGTGACCTACAACGATAATAACATGAAAAACATGGTCATCAACTTTTTAAAAAGTGAGATTTACTGA
- a CDS encoding GspH/FimT family pseudopilin yields the protein MPEHQLCNRGFTLIELMIVLAVIAILLSVSVPVLMLWYDTVGVKSAARDLYAAMQEVRMIAVEQNADAAIVFKLGDFDPVYGGDGYYICRDRGADGDWGTIGDNTIERSVSLDSQAYKNNVQFGAGMGATPVDASFGDFVTYANNVLVVNSRGTGSAGYVYLTNRNGYTYAVGTQSSGYVKFRKWYITGWS from the coding sequence ATGCCTGAACACCAACTGTGCAACCGGGGATTTACATTGATTGAACTGATGATTGTTCTGGCCGTTATTGCAATTCTTTTATCAGTATCCGTTCCGGTCCTGATGCTTTGGTATGACACTGTTGGCGTCAAATCTGCTGCAAGGGACCTGTATGCAGCCATGCAGGAGGTCCGTATGATTGCGGTCGAGCAGAATGCAGATGCGGCCATTGTTTTTAAATTGGGCGATTTTGATCCGGTTTATGGGGGCGATGGGTATTATATCTGTAGGGATCGGGGTGCTGATGGAGACTGGGGGACTATCGGGGATAATACAATTGAACGAAGCGTTTCCCTGGATTCCCAGGCATATAAAAACAACGTTCAGTTCGGCGCTGGCATGGGGGCCACGCCTGTGGATGCTTCCTTTGGTGATTTCGTTACCTATGCAAATAATGTTCTTGTTGTTAACTCGAGGGGTACTGGAAGTGCCGGATATGTCTATTTGACAAACAGGAACGGCTATACCTATGCCGTAGGTACACAGTCCAGCGGTTATGTTAAATTTAGAAAATGGTATATAACAGGATGGAGTTAA
- a CDS encoding prepilin-type N-terminal cleavage/methylation domain-containing protein, which translates to MELNNQKGFTLIELMITLAIGSMITLAAYATFFSQQRTYVAQDQVAEVQQNLRAAFLRIVIELRMAGYDPTSSGNFTVTSALPGRIQFTADTSGDGNIDSNETIVLGLSPTVDANGDGIPDANSAVNIGGGSGGFQAIAENIQAVEFLYLDSNDAVTTTLSDIRSVQISILAISSREDERIVNKTQYQLPSPSVQTWGPYNDCYKRRLQTLRVRCRNLGL; encoded by the coding sequence ATGGAGTTAAACAATCAAAAAGGCTTTACCCTCATCGAACTGATGATAACCCTGGCCATAGGATCAATGATCACATTGGCCGCCTATGCCACGTTTTTTTCCCAGCAGCGAACCTATGTTGCCCAGGACCAGGTGGCTGAAGTGCAGCAGAATCTGCGGGCGGCATTTTTAAGAATCGTCATTGAACTTCGCATGGCCGGCTATGATCCCACGTCCAGTGGAAATTTTACCGTCACTTCGGCATTGCCTGGAAGAATCCAGTTCACAGCTGATACAAGCGGGGACGGGAATATAGATTCGAATGAGACCATTGTTCTTGGCCTGTCCCCCACTGTCGATGCGAACGGGGACGGTATTCCCGATGCAAACAGTGCCGTGAATATCGGAGGCGGATCCGGTGGATTTCAGGCTATTGCCGAAAACATACAGGCAGTTGAGTTCCTTTACCTTGATAGTAATGACGCAGTAACCACTACACTTTCTGACATTAGAAGCGTACAGATCAGTATTCTTGCAATATCCTCAAGAGAAGACGAACGTATTGTCAATAAAACCCAATACCAATTGCCTTCCCCCTCCGTGCAGACTTGGGGGCCATATAACGATTGTTACAAGCGCCGGCTGCAAACTCTGAGAGTTCGCTGCCGCAATTTAGGGTTATAA
- the argF gene encoding ornithine carbamoyltransferase, with protein sequence MKKDLLCLLDLEPQDFTTLFERALSLKERHKKGIFDALLAGKTLGLIFDKKSTRTRIAFETAMIQLGGHSIYMSTQDTQISRNEPAKDTARVLSRYIDCLAMRTFDHALVEEFAQTSTIPVINALTDSFHPCQILSDILTVIEHKGGYENIRIAWVGDGNNVANSWVNAASVLDLNLIMACPDGHHIKPAIIAASGADTKKNIVFTNDPKEAVKGADVVYTDVWASMGEEDQLEGRLKTFQGFQVNEELLKGAKDNCIVLHCLPAHRGEEISESVLEAPNAVFWDQAENKRHMHKAILERLILGRKNNE encoded by the coding sequence GTGAAAAAGGATTTACTGTGTTTACTGGACCTTGAACCCCAGGATTTTACAACCCTGTTTGAAAGGGCATTAAGTTTAAAGGAGCGTCACAAAAAAGGGATTTTCGACGCCCTGCTTGCCGGTAAAACCCTGGGCCTTATTTTTGATAAAAAATCCACCCGGACCCGCATTGCGTTTGAAACAGCCATGATTCAGCTGGGCGGACACTCCATATACATGAGTACCCAGGATACCCAGATATCCAGAAACGAACCGGCCAAAGATACTGCACGGGTGCTATCCCGGTATATTGACTGCCTGGCCATGAGAACCTTTGACCATGCTCTGGTGGAAGAGTTTGCCCAGACATCCACCATTCCGGTGATCAACGCCCTGACAGACTCCTTTCATCCCTGCCAGATTCTAAGCGATATATTGACCGTTATTGAACATAAAGGCGGGTATGAAAATATCAGGATCGCCTGGGTGGGGGATGGTAATAATGTGGCCAATTCATGGGTCAATGCCGCGTCCGTGCTGGATCTGAATCTGATTATGGCCTGCCCTGACGGCCACCACATCAAGCCGGCGATCATTGCCGCATCAGGTGCTGACACAAAGAAAAACATCGTGTTCACCAACGACCCCAAGGAGGCAGTTAAAGGCGCAGATGTGGTGTATACCGATGTCTGGGCCAGCATGGGCGAGGAAGACCAGCTTGAGGGCCGGCTCAAGACGTTCCAGGGCTTCCAGGTCAATGAAGAACTGCTCAAAGGCGCCAAAGATAACTGCATAGTGCTTCACTGCCTGCCGGCCCACAGGGGCGAGGAGATTTCCGAATCAGTTCTTGAGGCACCCAATGCGGTATTCTGGGACCAGGCGGAAAACAAACGACATATGCACAAAGCCATTCTGGAGCGCTTAATTTTAGGAAGAAAAAATAATGAGTGA
- the argB gene encoding acetylglutamate kinase: MNNTVADILIEALPYIQKFSGKTVVIKYGGHAMVDEELKTKFSKDIILLKTIGVNPVVVHGGGPQINQVLKAMGITSTFIKGMRYTDDATMDVVEMVLGGKVNKDVVARINLEGGRAVGLSGKDAGMILAEKMTIYHQEDESKPPEIIDPGMVGDVSRVNPEIIHTLSERGFIPIIAPVGVGSKGETYNINADVVAAKIASALSAERLILVTDVDGVLDSDKRLISSVNERQAREMIKDNRISGGMIPKVECGLSALNAGVKKAHIINGKIAHAVLLELFTDSGIGTQLFAGDTK; the protein is encoded by the coding sequence ATGAATAATACCGTTGCAGACATATTAATAGAGGCACTGCCCTATATTCAAAAATTTTCCGGAAAAACCGTGGTGATCAAGTATGGCGGACATGCCATGGTGGATGAGGAATTGAAAACCAAATTTTCCAAGGACATTATTTTGCTCAAAACCATCGGGGTCAACCCGGTGGTGGTCCATGGCGGCGGCCCCCAGATCAACCAGGTGCTCAAAGCCATGGGGATCACATCCACTTTTATCAAAGGCATGCGATACACTGATGATGCCACCATGGATGTGGTGGAAATGGTTCTGGGCGGCAAGGTGAACAAGGATGTTGTGGCCCGGATCAACCTGGAGGGCGGACGGGCTGTGGGCCTCTCCGGAAAGGATGCAGGGATGATCCTGGCCGAAAAAATGACCATTTATCACCAGGAAGATGAATCCAAACCTCCGGAGATCATTGATCCTGGCATGGTGGGGGATGTATCCAGGGTAAATCCCGAAATCATTCACACGCTCAGCGAACGGGGGTTTATCCCCATTATTGCACCGGTGGGGGTGGGCAGCAAAGGCGAAACATATAATATCAACGCTGATGTGGTGGCGGCAAAAATTGCTTCAGCCCTCAGTGCAGAGCGCCTTATTCTTGTCACGGACGTGGACGGGGTGCTGGATAGTGACAAACGATTGATATCATCGGTGAATGAGCGACAGGCCCGGGAGATGATCAAGGACAACCGGATTTCAGGGGGCATGATTCCCAAAGTGGAGTGCGGGCTTTCAGCATTGAACGCCGGGGTAAAAAAAGCCCATATCATCAACGGGAAAATTGCCCATGCTGTTTTGCTCGAGCTGTTCACGGACTCAGGGATAGGAACCCAACTTTTTGCCGGAGACACTAAATAA
- a CDS encoding uracil-DNA glycosylase — MDVFNNNTVQNSDCSHGVVQALNALSRFLKFQKSLGNVSITLGLDAFHILKTWGTADWPPPSFAAQGPETARIVLVDSEGTFFSGHPGDLLVKMLSAMHLTPEDVYICNTADNDLLSRHIITHKPLAAVALGEKACRMMKGTDESYANIRGHFFQYSGVPVMATHHPSLLMKTPALKRQAWDDLKQVMACAGLTRHDS, encoded by the coding sequence ATGGATGTTTTTAACAACAATACTGTTCAAAACTCCGACTGCAGCCATGGGGTTGTCCAGGCGCTCAATGCGCTCAGCCGGTTTCTGAAATTTCAAAAAAGCCTGGGAAATGTTTCCATCACCCTGGGCCTTGATGCGTTTCATATTCTTAAAACCTGGGGCACTGCCGATTGGCCGCCACCATCCTTTGCAGCCCAGGGGCCTGAAACTGCACGTATTGTTCTGGTGGACAGTGAGGGCACTTTTTTTTCGGGCCACCCCGGCGATCTTCTGGTAAAAATGCTTTCCGCCATGCATCTTACACCGGAAGATGTCTATATCTGCAATACAGCAGACAATGATTTGCTTTCCCGGCATATAATTACGCACAAACCCTTGGCTGCAGTGGCATTGGGGGAAAAGGCCTGCCGGATGATGAAGGGCACGGATGAGTCTTACGCCAACATCCGGGGGCATTTTTTTCAGTATAGCGGGGTTCCGGTCATGGCCACTCACCACCCGTCACTGCTTATGAAAACCCCTGCCCTGAAACGCCAGGCCTGGGACGATCTCAAACAGGTCATGGCCTGTGCAGGACTTACCCGCCATGATTCTTGA
- the hslU gene encoding ATP-dependent protease ATPase subunit HslU → MKDLKPHQIVTELDKYIIGQNDAKKSVAVALRNRWRRRQLEPDLQDEIAPKNIILIGPTGVGKTEIARRLANLTDSPFYKVEASKFTEVGYVGRDVESMIRDLVELTVNMLKGRQQEAVQEKAAKIARERVLDILLPSAKSSPGFGFDTGEDASEKPEDNPPAHTREKLAKMLDNGKLDERKVDIDVQEKNFPIVEIFSNAGMEEMGINMKDMLGSFMPRNTKRRQVKVKEALALFTQEEAAHLVDMEEVKNDAITLVEQSGIIFIDEIDKIAGKDKSHGPEVSKEGVQRDLLPIVEGSSVPTKYGTVKTDHILFIASGAFHVSKPSDLIPELQGRFPIRVELSSLGASEFARILTEPKNALVLQYIALLRTEGVHISFTQGAVDKIAQIAVEVNASMENIGARRLHTLMERLLEEILFDAPDVEETSITIDADFVENQLTDIARNQDLSRYIL, encoded by the coding sequence ATGAAGGACCTGAAACCCCACCAGATTGTAACGGAACTGGATAAATACATCATAGGCCAGAATGATGCCAAAAAATCAGTGGCTGTGGCCCTGAGAAACCGATGGCGGCGACGGCAGCTGGAACCTGATCTCCAGGATGAGATTGCCCCTAAAAATATCATTCTTATCGGCCCCACAGGGGTTGGCAAAACAGAAATTGCCCGCCGCCTTGCCAATTTGACCGATTCTCCTTTTTACAAGGTTGAGGCATCCAAATTCACCGAAGTAGGCTATGTGGGCCGGGATGTCGAATCCATGATACGGGACCTGGTGGAGCTTACCGTGAACATGCTCAAGGGCCGTCAGCAGGAGGCGGTCCAGGAAAAGGCTGCAAAAATTGCCCGGGAACGGGTACTCGATATCCTTTTACCTTCTGCCAAAAGCAGTCCGGGATTCGGGTTTGATACGGGCGAAGATGCATCTGAAAAGCCCGAAGACAATCCACCGGCCCATACCCGGGAAAAGCTTGCCAAAATGCTTGATAACGGCAAACTTGACGAGCGTAAGGTAGATATCGATGTCCAGGAAAAAAATTTCCCCATAGTGGAGATCTTTTCCAATGCCGGCATGGAGGAGATGGGTATCAATATGAAGGATATGCTGGGCAGTTTTATGCCCAGAAATACCAAGCGCCGCCAGGTGAAGGTCAAAGAAGCCCTTGCCCTGTTTACCCAGGAGGAGGCGGCCCACCTGGTGGACATGGAAGAGGTGAAAAATGACGCCATTACCCTGGTGGAACAATCCGGTATCATTTTCATTGATGAGATCGACAAGATTGCGGGGAAGGATAAAAGCCACGGGCCCGAAGTCTCCAAGGAAGGGGTGCAGCGGGATCTTCTACCCATTGTGGAAGGCAGTTCCGTACCCACCAAATACGGCACCGTGAAAACAGATCATATCCTGTTTATTGCCTCGGGCGCCTTTCATGTCTCCAAGCCCTCGGACCTTATTCCGGAGCTTCAGGGCCGGTTTCCCATCCGGGTGGAACTTTCCTCTCTGGGGGCATCGGAATTTGCCCGCATCCTCACCGAGCCTAAAAATGCCCTGGTTTTGCAATACATTGCTCTTCTGCGCACCGAAGGGGTTCATATCAGTTTTACCCAGGGCGCTGTGGACAAAATTGCCCAGATTGCCGTCGAGGTGAACGCATCCATGGAAAATATCGGGGCACGAAGGCTTCACACGCTCATGGAGCGTCTGCTTGAAGAGATTTTATTTGATGCGCCGGATGTTGAGGAAACATCCATCACCATTGATGCTGATTTTGTGGAAAATCAGTTAACCGATATTGCCAGAAACCAGGATTTAAGCAGGTACATTTTATGA
- the coaBC gene encoding bifunctional phosphopantothenoylcysteine decarboxylase/phosphopantothenate--cysteine ligase CoaBC, translating to MELNDKHIFLGVTGGIAAYKCIELLRLFKKAGADVVVAMTRAATRFVGPATFEVLSENPVMLDLWEGPGSGVAHIEVASKSDLAVIAPATANFIGKLAHGIADDALTTTMLAMTCPVIVCPSMNTDMYQNIRVQKNLDLLEETGIHILDPDSGVLACKTTGTGRLPEPWFIFDRACALFYKKDLKGKTVLVSAGPTVEPIDPVRFISNHSSGKMGYAVAEAAEKRGAKVILVSGPVTLDAPVGVTQISVGSCDQMYDAMLGSLDQADIIIKVAAVGDFKPVSVQGHKIKKTGEQGDMILELTQNRDILKAIGLKKRENQYLVGFAAETQDLETYARDKLEKKNLDMIAANIVGKSGSGFQADTNKVKLFTRKGLVTDLPLMSKQKVAHAILDAVLQAIC from the coding sequence ATGGAATTGAACGACAAACACATTTTTTTAGGTGTGACTGGTGGCATTGCCGCCTATAAATGCATAGAACTGCTCCGGCTTTTTAAAAAAGCCGGAGCAGATGTGGTTGTGGCCATGACCCGGGCAGCCACCCGGTTTGTGGGGCCGGCCACCTTTGAGGTCCTCTCGGAAAACCCGGTGATGCTTGATCTGTGGGAAGGGCCCGGCTCCGGGGTTGCCCACATTGAAGTGGCGTCAAAATCAGACCTTGCCGTAATTGCCCCTGCCACGGCCAACTTCATCGGCAAACTGGCCCATGGCATTGCCGATGATGCGTTGACCACCACCATGCTGGCCATGACCTGCCCGGTTATCGTGTGCCCGTCCATGAATACGGACATGTACCAGAATATAAGGGTGCAGAAAAACTTGGATTTACTGGAAGAAACAGGCATTCACATTCTGGATCCTGATTCCGGGGTACTTGCCTGTAAAACCACGGGCACCGGGCGCCTGCCTGAACCCTGGTTTATTTTTGACCGGGCCTGTGCACTATTTTATAAAAAGGATCTTAAAGGAAAGACCGTCCTGGTTTCCGCCGGCCCCACGGTTGAACCCATTGATCCGGTGCGGTTTATAAGCAACCACTCCTCGGGTAAAATGGGGTATGCCGTTGCAGAAGCTGCGGAAAAAAGAGGGGCAAAAGTTATCCTTGTGTCCGGCCCTGTCACCCTTGATGCTCCTGTGGGCGTCACCCAAATATCCGTGGGCTCCTGCGACCAGATGTATGATGCCATGCTCGGGTCCCTGGATCAGGCTGACATCATTATTAAAGTAGCGGCTGTGGGTGATTTTAAACCCGTCTCTGTCCAGGGTCACAAAATAAAAAAAACCGGTGAACAAGGAGACATGATCCTTGAACTGACCCAGAACAGGGATATTTTAAAGGCCATTGGACTCAAAAAAAGAGAAAATCAATACCTGGTGGGCTTTGCTGCGGAAACCCAAGACCTTGAAACCTATGCCCGGGACAAGCTGGAAAAGAAAAACCTTGATATGATTGCAGCCAACATTGTGGGCAAAAGCGGTTCCGGATTTCAGGCAGACACCAATAAAGTTAAACTGTTCACCCGGAAGGGCCTTGTCACGGATCTACCGTTGATGTCAAAACAGAAAGTGGCCCACGCCATTCTGGATGCTGTTCTCCAGGCAATCTGTTGA